The following coding sequences lie in one Mesorhizobium sp. DCY119 genomic window:
- a CDS encoding ABC transporter permease produces the protein MNTSTALQAHTAPVILPSRGGIAGALSDIFWRKPKLLLLLMLTPPLLWLGVVYLGSLFALLLQSFFSIDDFSGLINREFTLKTYGELLRPANFDIIVRTVTMAACVTLASAVVAFPIGYFAARYARGKWKALFYLGIMLPLWSSYLVKIYAWKLILAKEGILTWLFAKLHLSWLLDAWLSLPYVGGNSLSVSFTGTFIVFVYVWLPFMILPIQAALERVPGNLVEASSDLGATPGQTFRNVLFPLALPGIVAGSIFTFSLTLGDYIIPQIIGTSRLFIGQAVYAQQGTAGNIPLAAAFTVVPVVIMGIYLWAAKRMGAFDAL, from the coding sequence ATGAATACCTCCACCGCCCTTCAGGCCCATACAGCGCCGGTCATCCTGCCCAGCCGCGGCGGTATTGCGGGGGCGTTGTCGGATATCTTCTGGCGCAAGCCGAAATTGCTTCTGCTCTTGATGCTGACGCCGCCGCTTCTGTGGCTCGGCGTCGTCTATCTCGGCTCGCTGTTCGCACTGCTGCTGCAGAGCTTCTTTTCGATCGATGATTTTTCCGGCCTCATCAACCGCGAATTCACGCTGAAGACCTATGGCGAGCTGCTGCGCCCGGCCAATTTCGACATCATCGTCCGCACGGTGACCATGGCCGCCTGCGTCACGCTGGCCTCGGCGGTCGTGGCTTTTCCCATCGGCTATTTTGCGGCGCGTTATGCCCGCGGCAAATGGAAGGCGCTGTTTTATCTCGGCATCATGCTGCCGCTGTGGTCGAGCTATCTGGTCAAGATCTATGCCTGGAAACTCATCCTCGCCAAGGAAGGCATTCTCACCTGGCTGTTCGCCAAGCTGCATCTGTCGTGGCTGCTCGATGCCTGGCTGTCTTTGCCCTATGTCGGCGGCAATTCGCTGTCGGTTTCCTTCACCGGCACCTTCATCGTCTTCGTCTATGTCTGGCTGCCCTTCATGATCCTGCCGATACAGGCAGCCCTCGAGCGCGTGCCGGGCAATCTGGTCGAAGCCTCGTCCGATCTCGGGGCAACCCCCGGCCAGACCTTCCGCAACGTGCTGTTTCCGCTGGCCCTGCCGGGCATCGTCGCCGGCTCCATCTTCACCTTCTCGCTGACGCTGGGCGATTACATCATCCCGCAGATCATCGGCACGTCGCGGCTGTTCATCGGGCAGGCCGTCTATGCCCAGCAGGGCACGGCGGGCAACATTCCGCTGGCGGCGGCTTTTACCGTGGTCCCGGTCGTGATCATGGGGATCTATCTCTGGGCCGCCAAGCGTATGGGGGCGTTCGATGCGCTTTAG
- a CDS encoding ABC transporter ATP-binding protein gives MTTAVSFEKVSRHFGAVRAVDAVDLDIRPGEFFAMLGPSGSGKTTCLRLIAGFEQPTAGSISIFGERAEGVPPYRRNVNTVFQDYALFPHLNVLDNVAYGLMVKGVGRTERAKQAEDALKLVQLPGYGARRPSQLSGGQRQRVALARALVNKPRVLLLDEPLGALDLKLRENMQEELKLLQRALGITFVFVTHDQGEALSMADRVAVFNDGRIMQIGTPQDIYERPQSRFVADFVGSSNVLSPDFVARHGGKRRWASLRPEKIRLAEKAGQGVSGTVRARSFLGATNRLTVDAEGTRLHVITPAGQPVPDDGANVSLVWLPADLHLMDEPA, from the coding sequence ATGACCACAGCCGTCTCCTTCGAAAAAGTCTCCCGCCACTTCGGCGCCGTGCGCGCCGTCGATGCGGTCGACCTCGATATCCGGCCCGGCGAGTTCTTCGCCATGCTCGGCCCGTCGGGTTCGGGCAAGACCACCTGCCTGCGCCTGATCGCCGGCTTCGAGCAGCCGACGGCGGGTTCGATTTCCATCTTCGGCGAGCGCGCCGAGGGCGTCCCGCCCTATCGCCGCAACGTCAACACGGTGTTTCAGGACTACGCGCTGTTTCCGCATCTCAACGTGCTCGACAATGTCGCCTACGGGCTGATGGTCAAGGGCGTGGGCCGCACGGAGCGTGCCAAACAGGCAGAAGACGCCTTGAAGCTGGTGCAGCTTCCCGGCTATGGCGCGCGCCGCCCGAGCCAGCTTTCCGGCGGCCAGCGTCAGCGCGTGGCGCTGGCGCGTGCGCTGGTCAACAAGCCGCGCGTGCTGCTGCTCGACGAACCGCTCGGCGCGCTCGATCTCAAGCTGCGCGAAAACATGCAGGAGGAGCTCAAGCTGCTCCAGCGCGCGCTTGGCATCACCTTCGTCTTCGTCACCCACGATCAGGGCGAGGCGCTGTCCATGGCCGACCGCGTTGCCGTCTTCAACGATGGCCGCATCATGCAGATCGGCACGCCGCAGGATATCTACGAGCGGCCGCAATCGCGTTTCGTCGCCGATTTCGTCGGCTCCTCCAACGTTCTGTCGCCCGATTTCGTCGCCCGCCATGGCGGCAAGCGCCGCTGGGCGAGCCTGCGGCCGGAGAAGATCAGGCTGGCCGAAAAGGCGGGGCAGGGCGTGTCCGGCACCGTGCGCGCGCGCAGCTTTCTCGGCGCGACCAACCGGCTCACCGTCGATGCCGAAGGCACCCGCCTGCATGTCATAACGCCCGCCGGCCAGCCCGTGCCGGACGACGGCGCAAATGTCTCGCTCGTCTGGCTGCCGGCCGATCTTCATTTGATGGACGAGCCGGCATGA
- a CDS encoding ABC transporter substrate-binding protein has protein sequence MKSFLKTCTALTVALSFSGQAMAQEMLKEIGKGEGQVNIIAWPGYIERGETDKAYDWVSDFEKSSGCKVNVKTAATSDEMVALMNEGGFDLVTASGDASLRLVAGKRVQPVNVDLIKSWGTVDERLQNAPWFTVDKVHYGVPYQWGPNVLMYNTDVFKEAPKSWNVVFEAMDFPDGKPNKGRVQAYDGPIHIADAANYLMAHKPDLGIKDPYELNEDQYKAALDLLRVQRTLAGRYWHDAMIQVDDFKNEGVVASGSWPFQVNLLKSEKQPIASTIPEEGATGWADTTMMHVDAANPNCAYMWMEHSLSPKVQGDLAAWFGSNPAVPAACKGNELLTDEGCKTNGFEDFAKIKFWKTPVAKCASQGECVPYYRWVSDYIGVIGGR, from the coding sequence ATGAAATCTTTTCTGAAGACATGCACCGCCCTGACCGTGGCGCTGAGCTTTTCCGGCCAGGCGATGGCGCAGGAGATGCTGAAGGAAATCGGCAAGGGCGAAGGTCAGGTCAACATCATCGCATGGCCCGGCTATATCGAGCGCGGCGAAACCGACAAGGCCTATGACTGGGTCTCGGACTTCGAGAAATCTTCCGGCTGCAAGGTCAACGTCAAGACCGCCGCCACCTCCGACGAAATGGTCGCGCTGATGAACGAGGGTGGCTTCGACCTCGTCACCGCCTCGGGCGACGCCTCGCTGCGCCTGGTCGCCGGCAAGCGCGTGCAGCCGGTCAATGTCGATCTCATCAAGAGCTGGGGAACCGTCGACGAGCGCTTGCAGAACGCGCCCTGGTTCACCGTCGACAAGGTGCATTACGGCGTGCCCTACCAGTGGGGCCCGAACGTCTTGATGTATAACACCGACGTCTTCAAGGAAGCGCCCAAGAGTTGGAACGTCGTCTTCGAGGCGATGGATTTCCCCGACGGCAAGCCCAACAAGGGCCGCGTCCAGGCCTATGACGGTCCGATCCACATCGCCGACGCCGCCAACTATCTTATGGCGCACAAGCCCGATCTCGGCATCAAGGACCCCTACGAACTCAATGAAGACCAGTACAAGGCAGCGCTCGACCTGCTGCGCGTCCAGCGCACGCTGGCCGGCCGCTACTGGCACGACGCCATGATCCAGGTCGACGACTTCAAGAACGAAGGCGTCGTCGCCTCCGGCTCGTGGCCGTTCCAGGTCAATTTGCTCAAGTCGGAAAAACAGCCGATCGCTTCGACCATACCGGAAGAGGGCGCCACGGGCTGGGCCGACACGACCATGATGCATGTCGACGCCGCCAATCCCAACTGCGCCTATATGTGGATGGAGCATTCGCTCTCGCCCAAGGTGCAGGGCGATCTCGCTGCCTGGTTCGGCTCCAACCCGGCCGTCCCGGCTGCCTGCAAGGGCAACGAACTGCTCACCGACGAAGGCTGCAAGACCAACGGCTTCGAGGACTTCGCCAAGATCAAGTTCTGGAAGACCCCCGTCGCCAAATGCGCCAGCCAGGGCGAATGCGTGCCCTACTACCGCTGGGTGTCGGACTATATCGGCGTGATCGGCGGACGGTGA
- a CDS encoding LysR substrate-binding domain-containing protein, translating to MAFTIRQLQFFVAVAEQGTVSGAAQNLSISQSAVTEAIKDLERDLGVELFERHPRGLNITHKGHQFLRHATKILADVSDARRTFSDDKERATGRLQLGVTSLVAGYVLSDLLARYRRAFPSIDVSAIEDNGDYLEHLLVGGELDVAVMVISNLRDRMALQAEILEVSPYRLWLPLGHHLASADIIGINDIVSEPLIMLTVDEIEENTGKLLVALGARPHVAFRTRSVEAVRSLVATGAGVALLPDLVYRPWSLEGDRIESRDISGSLPVVQVGMVWRRGSSLPQAARDFIGIAQSQRQTRQRP from the coding sequence ATGGCATTCACCATCAGGCAGTTGCAGTTCTTCGTCGCGGTCGCAGAGCAGGGCACGGTTTCCGGTGCTGCGCAGAACCTTTCCATCTCGCAATCAGCAGTCACCGAGGCGATCAAGGATCTTGAGCGCGACCTCGGCGTCGAGCTTTTTGAGCGCCATCCGCGCGGGCTGAACATCACCCACAAGGGCCATCAGTTCCTGCGCCATGCCACCAAGATTCTGGCTGACGTGTCCGACGCCCGCCGCACCTTTTCCGACGACAAGGAGCGCGCGACGGGCAGGCTTCAGCTCGGCGTCACATCGCTGGTCGCCGGCTATGTGCTGTCCGACCTGCTTGCCCGCTACCGCCGCGCCTTTCCCTCGATCGACGTGTCGGCCATCGAGGACAATGGCGACTATCTCGAGCACCTGCTGGTCGGCGGTGAATTGGATGTCGCCGTCATGGTCATCTCCAACCTGCGCGACCGCATGGCGCTGCAGGCCGAAATCCTCGAGGTCTCGCCTTACCGCCTGTGGCTGCCGCTCGGCCATCATCTGGCCAGCGCCGACATCATCGGTATCAACGATATCGTCAGCGAACCGCTGATCATGCTCACCGTCGACGAAATCGAGGAGAACACCGGCAAGCTGCTGGTGGCGCTCGGTGCGCGCCCGCATGTCGCCTTCCGCACGCGCTCCGTGGAAGCGGTGCGCAGCCTCGTCGCCACCGGCGCCGGCGTGGCGCTGCTGCCCGATCTGGTCTACCGGCCGTGGTCGCTGGAAGGCGACCGCATCGAGTCGCGCGATATCTCCGGCTCGCTGCCGGTCGTGCAAGTCGGCATGGTCTGGCGACGCGGTTCCAGCCTGCCGCAGGCAGCCCGCGATTTCATAGGCATTGCCCAATCGCAGCGGCAAACACGGCAAAGACCGTAA
- a CDS encoding DedA family protein, whose protein sequence is MIGPVATMLGLGLLGAGVLAFTEKILPVPPSHVLLLFLGMTAAPNSETLASLLLITALGSTVGSMFWYGMGRWLGSDRAGRLVERFGKYLFLPKATYQRLAQAYRGNQFRVTLLAQLVPTVRIYLAIPAGAWRLAGLPFIVATFCGTLVWNAAFLGAGYLMRDAGQDPVTIGFRIVAVVLVLEAAFLAALRYGAVGRIRALQRAVAFRRRGR, encoded by the coding sequence ATGATCGGACCTGTAGCGACGATGCTCGGCCTTGGGCTTCTCGGCGCCGGCGTTCTCGCCTTCACTGAAAAGATACTGCCCGTGCCGCCCTCGCATGTGCTGCTGCTGTTCCTCGGCATGACGGCAGCGCCGAACAGCGAAACCCTCGCCTCGCTGTTGCTGATCACCGCGCTCGGTTCCACCGTCGGCTCGATGTTCTGGTACGGCATGGGCCGCTGGCTGGGGTCAGACCGGGCAGGCCGGCTTGTCGAGCGCTTCGGCAAATATCTTTTTCTGCCCAAGGCGACCTATCAGCGGCTGGCGCAGGCCTATCGCGGCAACCAGTTTCGCGTGACGCTTCTGGCCCAGCTCGTGCCGACGGTGCGCATCTATCTTGCTATCCCTGCCGGCGCATGGCGGCTTGCGGGCCTGCCGTTCATAGTCGCCACCTTCTGCGGCACCCTGGTCTGGAATGCCGCCTTCCTGGGCGCCGGCTATCTCATGCGCGATGCCGGGCAGGACCCGGTGACGATCGGCTTCCGCATCGTTGCGGTCGTCCTCGTGCTGGAGGCGGCATTCCTGGCCGCGCTGCGCTACGGCGCCGTTGGCCGCATCCGCGCGTTGCAGCGCGCTGTAGCCTTTCGGCGACGGGGACGCTGA
- a CDS encoding phospholipid methyltransferase, with protein sequence MPASDTLSFLMAWAAAPLRVASVTPSSPSLAALMTREINADTGQVLELGPGTGPFTRALLARGVKEENLTLIEAGSDFASMLRHRFPDARVFEMDAVGLRHLALFEGPVLGAAISGLPFLSIPPRKTQSILEGVFANLRPGGALYQFTYSWRCPIEQTMLDRLDLEATRIGHTFRNFPPAAVYRISRIETANRYDWRIR encoded by the coding sequence ATGCCTGCGAGTGATACTTTGTCCTTTCTCATGGCCTGGGCTGCGGCGCCATTGCGGGTCGCTTCGGTCACGCCGTCGAGCCCCAGCCTCGCGGCGCTGATGACGCGCGAGATAAATGCCGACACCGGACAGGTTCTTGAACTCGGGCCTGGCACGGGCCCTTTCACCCGGGCACTGCTGGCGCGTGGCGTGAAGGAGGAAAACCTCACTTTGATCGAGGCAGGATCCGACTTCGCCAGCATGCTCAGGCACCGCTTCCCCGACGCGCGTGTGTTCGAGATGGATGCCGTGGGCTTGCGCCATCTGGCCCTGTTCGAGGGGCCGGTTTTGGGCGCTGCGATCAGCGGCTTGCCCTTCCTGTCGATACCGCCGCGCAAGACGCAGTCTATCCTAGAAGGCGTTTTCGCCAATCTTCGCCCCGGTGGTGCGCTTTACCAGTTCACCTATAGCTGGCGCTGTCCGATCGAGCAGACGATGCTTGATCGTCTCGACCTCGAGGCGACCCGCATCGGCCACACCTTTCGAAACTTCCCCCCGGCGGCTGTCTACCGTATAAGCCGGATTGAGACCGCTAACAGATATGATTGGCGCATCCGATGA